The genomic segment CACGCGGCTGAGGATATTGGTGAACCCGAGCACGACCTCGTTCAGGCCGACTGTCTTGACCGAAAGGACCTGCTTGTGCCCGAAAGCCAGGAGCTGACGGGTGAGGTCGCGGGCCCTTTCCGCCGCCTTGAGGGCATCCTCCAGGCTGTCATCCGTGCCGCCGGTGATCCCGTCTTTGGGGGCCGACACTTTCGCCAGCTCCAGGCTGCCGATTATCACGGTGAGCAGATTGTTGAAATCGTGCGCCACACCGCCGGCCAGGCGCCCCACCGACTCCATTTTCTGCGAATGGGACAGCATCGATTCGAGCTCGCGCTGCTGCTGCTCCAGTTTCTTGCGCTCAGTGATATCACGGGCCACGCCCTGGGTGCCGATAAAAGAATCGTGGTTCGGTTTTTCTGCCTGGTAGAGTCCCTCGGCGTCAATAAGGAATACCGGTTGTTCCTGTGTCACCTCCTCTGAATGGACCTCGAAATCCATGCTTTCGCCTGATTTCTGCATCAATCTGATTTCCAGAGAACGCGTGCGGCGCTCACGGGTGCGGCGTTCGTTGATCCGGTGAACGGCCCTCTGCCTGTCTTCCGGGTGCACGAACTCCAGTATCCCGCGACCGAGCATCTTCTCGGGCGTATAGCCGTAATTGCGCACCGCGTCGTTTATGAAAAGAATCTTCCCCTCGGGATCGAGGCGGTAGACAATGTCCGGGATGGTCCGGAGGATCGATTCGAGAGTGCGCTCGCTGCGCAGGAGGGCTTCCTCGGCCAGCTTGCGGTCGGTGATGTCCTCCCCCGAACTGAGAGTGAACGCCACGCGGCCGTCATTGCCTCGGATCTGCGTGGTGTGCCAGGCGATTATCCGTTCCTGGCCCTGGCTGTTTATCACCGTGTTCTCGTCGTATTCGACGAACCCGGTCCTGCCGTTCATGATCTGCCTGAAATATTCGCGCAACCGGTCGCGGTCTTCGGCCGGCACGAAATTGTCCACCCAGTCGAGGCCCAGCACGTTTTCCCGCTGGTGGCCCAGGATCCGGCAGCCGGTCTGGTTCAGGTCGGCGATCCGGCCATTGGAATCGAGGATCAACAGGATCACTGCCACAATATCGAAATATTTCTGCGCCCGGTCCCGTGTTTCCATGATCCGCTTGTCGGATTCGATCCGGTCGGTGATATCACGGGCGGCGGCGAAAATCAGTTTCTCCTGGTATGGGACCGAGCGCCATTCCACCCAGCGATAGGCGCCTTCCTTGCAACGGTAGCGGTTGATGAAATTGGAGACCACCTTACCCTCGCCCAGCTTGCGCAGCTCGATCAGGGTCGTGCCGACATCCTCGGGATGGACGAACTCGATGAAACGCTGTCCCTCCATCTCCTTGACCGGATAACCGAGCACCTTGGTCCAGGCCGGATTCAGCCGGTGGATGACGCCCTCGGTGTCCGCGATGCAGAACAGGTCCGGGGACACGTCGAAAAACATGTCGAGTTCCTCGGTTTTCTGCTTGAGTTCCGCGGCGGCCTGGACTTTCTCGGTATCGTCCAGACACAGCCCCATGACCCTTTCCACCTCGCCCTTCTCGTTCTTCAGCACATCGCCGCGCAGACTGATGAACCTGATTCTGCCGTCCAGCAGACGGATACAAAAAGTCTCCACGAGGTGAAGCTTTTCCCGTACGATCGAGTTGAAACGCTCCTGCAATCTTATCCGGTCCTGGGGGTCGATTGCGTTGCGAAGGAAATCCTGGCGTTTCTCGGGAGCGACCCCACCCGCCTGAAATATATCGAGCACCCGGTCGTCCCACGACATTTCACGGGTGGCGAGGTTGTAGCTCCAGACACCGGCGGTTGCGGCATCCAAAGCCAGGTTGAGGCTCTCCTGTTTCTCGCGCAACTGCTCCGCGGAGCGGGCCGATTCGGTCAGGTTCTCGTACATCCCGACCAGTTCCACTGCTTTCCCGCTCTTGTCGCGCAGGGGGGATATGAACAGCCGCACCGGCACCCGTGAGCCGTCCTTGTGCCTCCGGTGGGTCACCAAGCCGCTTATCGACTCACCCGCATTCATCTTCTGGACATTGGCCCTGATTTCATCGATTTTGTCAGGATTTTCGGTTTGCAGATTCCTCCCGAGCACCTCGGCGGCGGTCCAGCCAAACATGGCCTCGCACGCCCGGTTCCATCCCAGGACCCGGCCCTCGGTATCAAGACGGATAATCGCCAGAGGAGATTGATCCACCAGGGACTGGTACCGTTCGAGCAATATTCTAAGGTTTTCCCGTTCTGAGCGCGGCATCGAGGAGGTCTCGTCTTCCGGGATTATTATTTCTCGAAACAACTGCTGAGGATAGTCTCAAAGTATTTCTATTTTCTGGAAAGCGCTCTTCAGGTTTTTCGGCTATTTTATCTACAAAACCAACCGCTTATTCAAATTACAATTTCTATTCAAATAAAAATAATCAATACACAATGTACTTTTCAACTGAATGTACGGTTTTTATTCAGCCGAGTAAATGCGCCCCCGAAAAATCGGTCCGGGAGGACAATAATTTGATAAAAAAAGGGGGCGGCTGAAAACTCCGTCCCCTCTGGCAATTCAAACGTCACTGCCCGTCAATCAGGCTTTCACCGGATGGTAGGCCAGACGGGCCATGCTGGGCAGCGGACCGACCAGCGGCTTGAGGTATTCGACGAACTCCGGTGTGACAAACATGCCCGAAGCGTCGATATACTTGTCAGGCATGGGCTTGGAATGCACGGCCACCTCGGCCAGGGGCGCGGTGCCCAGCTTGGTCTGGTACTCGTGCCCGTCCTCGCGCAGCAGCGAGACCATCAGGCCGCTCTTGCCCTCGGCCGCCAGTTCCACGGCTTTCTGGCCGCAGAGGAAAGCCTCGGCCACGTCCAGCGCACTGGTGCGGTCGGAGCCGCACATCTGCAGCGACTCGACCACCTGAAACTCGCCGCGCCAGCCGAACTTTTCCGAGATCATGCGGTGCAGCATCATGGCCGCACTGGTGCCGCCCATGGCGCCGAACTCGACGTTGCCGAAACGGTCGCGGGTCTCGGAGGCGCTCACCGGACGGCCATCCGCGTAGGCGATGCCCTCGCCGCAGGCAATGGAGACGAAGCCGTATTTCTTATGGCACTCCTCGACTTTGGCCAGGAACTTGTCCTTGTCGAACGGGCGCTCGGGCATCAGGATGATGTGCGGCGGGTCGCATTCGCAGCGCTTGGCCGCGACCGAGGCGGCGGCCAGCCAGCCGGCATCGCGCCCCACGGCCTGGTAGATCACGTACTGGTCCACTTTCTGCATGTCACGGGCCAGCAGTCCGCCTTGGAGCACCGAAAGGGCCACGAAGCGGGCCGCGCTTCCGTAGCCCGGCGTGTGGTCGGTGCCGTGCAGGTCGTTGTCCACGGTCTTGGGGATACCGATCCCGCGCAACTCGTAGCCGTTAGCCACACAATATTTCTCGACCCGGTTGATCGTGTCCATCGTGTCGTTGCCGCCGATCATGAAGAAATAGCGGATGTTGAATTTCTCCAGAACCTGGCGTATCTTCGGGAAATCCTCGTCCTTCAGCTTGTGGCGGCTGGAGCCCAGCGCGCTCGAGGGAGTGAGCCGCAGCGCCGCGATCACGCTGGGGTCTTCCTTCTTCAGGTCGATCAGGTTTTCCTGCATGAACCCCTCGATGCCCCAGCGCATGCCGTAGACACCGGTGATGAAATCCTGGCGCACCGCCATCTCGACCACGCCGCAGAGGCTGGCGTTGATCACCGAGGTCGGTCCGCCGGATTGCCCGATAATCGCGTTACCCTTCAACATCGATCCACTCCGTAAGTTTTGGGTTGCCCTTGATCCGTTCAGCCGGCGATCACTTTCAGCGAGCCGTCGGCCTGAAACGCCGGGTGATCGTAGATTTTCACACCCTGCACCACACGCGTAATCACACCCTTCTCCGAGGGGCTGTCCGGCTTCAGTCCCACGCTCAGCGACTTGAACACGCCCAGCGACTGGCCGACAATCACATAGGCCGGGCTGAGGTAATCGTCCGGGATGTCGCAGCCGTGCTCGATCACCAGGTCGGCGGCGGCTTTCGTGTCGGCGTCGGCCTTGCGGCAGACCGCGATCTTCTTCATCCCGATACCCTTGTGTTTGACCCCGTTCATCAGGTCCAGCTCGTAGCGGTGCACCAGCGGCT from the bacterium genome contains:
- a CDS encoding PAS domain S-box protein, whose translation is MPRSERENLRILLERYQSLVDQSPLAIIRLDTEGRVLGWNRACEAMFGWTAAEVLGRNLQTENPDKIDEIRANVQKMNAGESISGLVTHRRHKDGSRVPVRLFISPLRDKSGKAVELVGMYENLTESARSAEQLREKQESLNLALDAATAGVWSYNLATREMSWDDRVLDIFQAGGVAPEKRQDFLRNAIDPQDRIRLQERFNSIVREKLHLVETFCIRLLDGRIRFISLRGDVLKNEKGEVERVMGLCLDDTEKVQAAAELKQKTEELDMFFDVSPDLFCIADTEGVIHRLNPAWTKVLGYPVKEMEGQRFIEFVHPEDVGTTLIELRKLGEGKVVSNFINRYRCKEGAYRWVEWRSVPYQEKLIFAAARDITDRIESDKRIMETRDRAQKYFDIVAVILLILDSNGRIADLNQTGCRILGHQRENVLGLDWVDNFVPAEDRDRLREYFRQIMNGRTGFVEYDENTVINSQGQERIIAWHTTQIRGNDGRVAFTLSSGEDITDRKLAEEALLRSERTLESILRTIPDIVYRLDPEGKILFINDAVRNYGYTPEKMLGRGILEFVHPEDRQRAVHRINERRTRERRTRSLEIRLMQKSGESMDFEVHSEEVTQEQPVFLIDAEGLYQAEKPNHDSFIGTQGVARDITERKKLEQQQRELESMLSHSQKMESVGRLAGGVAHDFNNLLTVIIGSLELAKVSAPKDGITGGTDDSLEDALKAAERARDLTRQLLAFGHKQVLSVKTVGLNEVVLGFTNILSRVIGENIRVETFLRAAPDMVEADISQLEQVLLNLAVNARDAMSGGGILTLETGNVDLDEEYARTHPEAAPGEYVQLAVSDTGCGMDEGLRRRIFEPFFTTKNVGFGTGLGLSMVYGIVKQHGGSIWVYSEVGVGSTFKIYLPRAASGAVAAGGQPRAESRRAEGESVLVVEDDPTVRETLRQLLGHLGYHALIAANVEEAVVLANANSPLQVLLTDVILQGGTGRDVLEKVRAIHPEVRPVFMSGYTDDVIAHHGVLDQGVLFLQKPFNAETLHRKLREALGG
- a CDS encoding 6-phosphofructokinase encodes the protein MLKGNAIIGQSGGPTSVINASLCGVVEMAVRQDFITGVYGMRWGIEGFMQENLIDLKKEDPSVIAALRLTPSSALGSSRHKLKDEDFPKIRQVLEKFNIRYFFMIGGNDTMDTINRVEKYCVANGYELRGIGIPKTVDNDLHGTDHTPGYGSAARFVALSVLQGGLLARDMQKVDQYVIYQAVGRDAGWLAAASVAAKRCECDPPHIILMPERPFDKDKFLAKVEECHKKYGFVSIACGEGIAYADGRPVSASETRDRFGNVEFGAMGGTSAAMMLHRMISEKFGWRGEFQVVESLQMCGSDRTSALDVAEAFLCGQKAVELAAEGKSGLMVSLLREDGHEYQTKLGTAPLAEVAVHSKPMPDKYIDASGMFVTPEFVEYLKPLVGPLPSMARLAYHPVKA